In the Mastomys coucha isolate ucsf_1 unplaced genomic scaffold, UCSF_Mcou_1 pScaffold18, whole genome shotgun sequence genome, one interval contains:
- the Rcc1 gene encoding regulator of chromosome condensation isoform X3: protein MPPKRIAKRRSPPEDAISKSKKVKVSHRSHNTEPGLVLTLGQGDVGQLGLGESVLERKKPALVPLLQDVVQAEAGGMHTVCLCQSGQVYSFGCNDEGALGRDTSVEGSEMVPGKVELQEKVVQVSAGDSHTAALTEDGRVFLWGSFRDNNGVIGLLEPMKKSMVPVQVQLDAQVVKVASGNDHLVMLTDDGDLYTLGCGEQGQLGRVPELFANRGGRQGLGRLLVPRCVLLKSRGTRGRVRFQDAFCGAYFTFAISCEGHVYGFGLSNYHQLGTPGTGSCFIPQNLTSFKNSTKSWVGFSGGQHHTVCMDSEGKAYSLGRAEYGRLGLGEGAVEKSTPTLISRLPVVSSVACGASVGYAVSKDGRVFAWGMGTNYQLGTGQDDDAWSPVEMTGKQLENRAVLTVSSGGQHTVLLVKDKAQS from the exons ATGCCACCCAAGCGCATAGCTAAGAGAAGGTCACCCCCAGAGGATGCCATCTCCAAAAGCAAGAAGGTGAAAG TCTCACACAGGTCCCACAACACAGAACCAGGCTTGGTGCTGACACTGGGCCAGGGCGACGTGGGCCAGCTGGGCCTGGGTGAGAGTGTGCTGGAGAGGAAGAAGCCGGCCTTGGTACCCCTCCTACAGGATGTTGTGCAGGCTGAGGCTGGGGGCATGCATACTGTATGTCTGTGCCAAAGTGGCCAG GTCTACTCCTTCGGCTGCAATGACGAGGGTGCCCTGGGAAGGGACACTTCAGTCGAGGGCTCAGAAATGGTCCCTGGGAAAGTGGAACTACAAGAGAAAGTGGTGCAAGTGTCAGCGGGGGACAGTCACACAGCAGCCCTCACTGAAGATGGCCGTGTCTTCCTCTGGGGCTCTTTCCGG GACAATAATGGTGTGATCGGGTTGTTGGAGCCCATGAAGAAGAGCATGGTGCCTGTTCAAGTGCAGCTGGACGCACAGGTAGTGAAGGTAGCCTCAG GGAACGACCACTTGGTGATGCTCACAGATGATGGAGACCTCTACACCTTGGGTTGTGGGGAGCAAGGTCAGCTGGGCCGTGTACCTGAATTATTTGCCAACCGAGGTGGCCGTCAGGGCCTTG GCCGACTCCTGGTCCCCAGATGTGTGCTGCTGAAATCCAGGGGAACCCGGGGCCGTGTGAGGTTTCAGGATGCCTTCTGTGGGGCATATTTCACTTTTGCCATCTCCTGTGAGGGCCACGTGTATGGCTTTGGCCTCTCCAACTATCACCAGCTTG GAACTCCAGGCACTGGATCTTGCTTCATTCCTCAAAACTTGACATCCTTCAAGAATTCCACCAAGTCCTGGGTAGGCTTCTCTGGTGGCCAGCATCATACAGTCTGCATGGATTCAGAAG GGAAAGCATACAGCCTGGGCCGGGCTGAGTACGGGCGGCTGGGCCTCGGCGAGGGCGCTGTGGAGAAGAGCACACCCACTCTCATTTCTCGGCTGCCGGTGGTCTCCTCCGTGGCCTGTGGGGCTTCTGTAGGCTACGCTGTGTCCAAGGATG GTCGTGTTTTTGCCTGGGGCATGGGCACCAACTACCAGCTGGGCACTGGGCAGGATGACGATGCCTGGAGTCCTGTAGAAATGACTGGCAAACAGCTGGAGAACCGTGCGGTGCTAACTGTGTCCAGTGGAGGCCAGCACACAGTCTTACTAGTTAAGGACAAGGCACAGAGCTGA
- the Rcc1 gene encoding regulator of chromosome condensation isoform X1: MPPKRIAKRRSPPEDAISKSKKVKDTRNRRPATRSCQGLDLKPATGSCKYGRSAEPASVGRVTVSHRSHNTEPGLVLTLGQGDVGQLGLGESVLERKKPALVPLLQDVVQAEAGGMHTVCLCQSGQVYSFGCNDEGALGRDTSVEGSEMVPGKVELQEKVVQVSAGDSHTAALTEDGRVFLWGSFRDNNGVIGLLEPMKKSMVPVQVQLDAQVVKVASGNDHLVMLTDDGDLYTLGCGEQGQLGRVPELFANRGGRQGLGRLLVPRCVLLKSRGTRGRVRFQDAFCGAYFTFAISCEGHVYGFGLSNYHQLGTPGTGSCFIPQNLTSFKNSTKSWVGFSGGQHHTVCMDSEGKAYSLGRAEYGRLGLGEGAVEKSTPTLISRLPVVSSVACGASVGYAVSKDGRVFAWGMGTNYQLGTGQDDDAWSPVEMTGKQLENRAVLTVSSGGQHTVLLVKDKAQS, encoded by the exons ATGCCACCCAAGCGCATAGCTAAGAGAAGGTCACCCCCAGAGGATGCCATCTCCAAAAGCAAGAAGGTGAAAG ACACTCGTAACCGCCGTCCTGCTACTCGCTCCTGCCAAG ggCTGGATTTAAAGCCAGCAACGGGCTCTTGTAAATATGGGAGGTCTGCAGAGCCAGCTAGTGTTGGTAGAGTAACAG TCTCACACAGGTCCCACAACACAGAACCAGGCTTGGTGCTGACACTGGGCCAGGGCGACGTGGGCCAGCTGGGCCTGGGTGAGAGTGTGCTGGAGAGGAAGAAGCCGGCCTTGGTACCCCTCCTACAGGATGTTGTGCAGGCTGAGGCTGGGGGCATGCATACTGTATGTCTGTGCCAAAGTGGCCAG GTCTACTCCTTCGGCTGCAATGACGAGGGTGCCCTGGGAAGGGACACTTCAGTCGAGGGCTCAGAAATGGTCCCTGGGAAAGTGGAACTACAAGAGAAAGTGGTGCAAGTGTCAGCGGGGGACAGTCACACAGCAGCCCTCACTGAAGATGGCCGTGTCTTCCTCTGGGGCTCTTTCCGG GACAATAATGGTGTGATCGGGTTGTTGGAGCCCATGAAGAAGAGCATGGTGCCTGTTCAAGTGCAGCTGGACGCACAGGTAGTGAAGGTAGCCTCAG GGAACGACCACTTGGTGATGCTCACAGATGATGGAGACCTCTACACCTTGGGTTGTGGGGAGCAAGGTCAGCTGGGCCGTGTACCTGAATTATTTGCCAACCGAGGTGGCCGTCAGGGCCTTG GCCGACTCCTGGTCCCCAGATGTGTGCTGCTGAAATCCAGGGGAACCCGGGGCCGTGTGAGGTTTCAGGATGCCTTCTGTGGGGCATATTTCACTTTTGCCATCTCCTGTGAGGGCCACGTGTATGGCTTTGGCCTCTCCAACTATCACCAGCTTG GAACTCCAGGCACTGGATCTTGCTTCATTCCTCAAAACTTGACATCCTTCAAGAATTCCACCAAGTCCTGGGTAGGCTTCTCTGGTGGCCAGCATCATACAGTCTGCATGGATTCAGAAG GGAAAGCATACAGCCTGGGCCGGGCTGAGTACGGGCGGCTGGGCCTCGGCGAGGGCGCTGTGGAGAAGAGCACACCCACTCTCATTTCTCGGCTGCCGGTGGTCTCCTCCGTGGCCTGTGGGGCTTCTGTAGGCTACGCTGTGTCCAAGGATG GTCGTGTTTTTGCCTGGGGCATGGGCACCAACTACCAGCTGGGCACTGGGCAGGATGACGATGCCTGGAGTCCTGTAGAAATGACTGGCAAACAGCTGGAGAACCGTGCGGTGCTAACTGTGTCCAGTGGAGGCCAGCACACAGTCTTACTAGTTAAGGACAAGGCACAGAGCTGA
- the Rcc1 gene encoding regulator of chromosome condensation isoform X2 — translation MPPKRIAKRRSPPEDAISKSKKVKDTRNRRPATRSCQVSHRSHNTEPGLVLTLGQGDVGQLGLGESVLERKKPALVPLLQDVVQAEAGGMHTVCLCQSGQVYSFGCNDEGALGRDTSVEGSEMVPGKVELQEKVVQVSAGDSHTAALTEDGRVFLWGSFRDNNGVIGLLEPMKKSMVPVQVQLDAQVVKVASGNDHLVMLTDDGDLYTLGCGEQGQLGRVPELFANRGGRQGLGRLLVPRCVLLKSRGTRGRVRFQDAFCGAYFTFAISCEGHVYGFGLSNYHQLGTPGTGSCFIPQNLTSFKNSTKSWVGFSGGQHHTVCMDSEGKAYSLGRAEYGRLGLGEGAVEKSTPTLISRLPVVSSVACGASVGYAVSKDGRVFAWGMGTNYQLGTGQDDDAWSPVEMTGKQLENRAVLTVSSGGQHTVLLVKDKAQS, via the exons ATGCCACCCAAGCGCATAGCTAAGAGAAGGTCACCCCCAGAGGATGCCATCTCCAAAAGCAAGAAGGTGAAAG ACACTCGTAACCGCCGTCCTGCTACTCGCTCCTGCCAAG TCTCACACAGGTCCCACAACACAGAACCAGGCTTGGTGCTGACACTGGGCCAGGGCGACGTGGGCCAGCTGGGCCTGGGTGAGAGTGTGCTGGAGAGGAAGAAGCCGGCCTTGGTACCCCTCCTACAGGATGTTGTGCAGGCTGAGGCTGGGGGCATGCATACTGTATGTCTGTGCCAAAGTGGCCAG GTCTACTCCTTCGGCTGCAATGACGAGGGTGCCCTGGGAAGGGACACTTCAGTCGAGGGCTCAGAAATGGTCCCTGGGAAAGTGGAACTACAAGAGAAAGTGGTGCAAGTGTCAGCGGGGGACAGTCACACAGCAGCCCTCACTGAAGATGGCCGTGTCTTCCTCTGGGGCTCTTTCCGG GACAATAATGGTGTGATCGGGTTGTTGGAGCCCATGAAGAAGAGCATGGTGCCTGTTCAAGTGCAGCTGGACGCACAGGTAGTGAAGGTAGCCTCAG GGAACGACCACTTGGTGATGCTCACAGATGATGGAGACCTCTACACCTTGGGTTGTGGGGAGCAAGGTCAGCTGGGCCGTGTACCTGAATTATTTGCCAACCGAGGTGGCCGTCAGGGCCTTG GCCGACTCCTGGTCCCCAGATGTGTGCTGCTGAAATCCAGGGGAACCCGGGGCCGTGTGAGGTTTCAGGATGCCTTCTGTGGGGCATATTTCACTTTTGCCATCTCCTGTGAGGGCCACGTGTATGGCTTTGGCCTCTCCAACTATCACCAGCTTG GAACTCCAGGCACTGGATCTTGCTTCATTCCTCAAAACTTGACATCCTTCAAGAATTCCACCAAGTCCTGGGTAGGCTTCTCTGGTGGCCAGCATCATACAGTCTGCATGGATTCAGAAG GGAAAGCATACAGCCTGGGCCGGGCTGAGTACGGGCGGCTGGGCCTCGGCGAGGGCGCTGTGGAGAAGAGCACACCCACTCTCATTTCTCGGCTGCCGGTGGTCTCCTCCGTGGCCTGTGGGGCTTCTGTAGGCTACGCTGTGTCCAAGGATG GTCGTGTTTTTGCCTGGGGCATGGGCACCAACTACCAGCTGGGCACTGGGCAGGATGACGATGCCTGGAGTCCTGTAGAAATGACTGGCAAACAGCTGGAGAACCGTGCGGTGCTAACTGTGTCCAGTGGAGGCCAGCACACAGTCTTACTAGTTAAGGACAAGGCACAGAGCTGA